The proteins below are encoded in one region of Candidatus Beckwithbacteria bacterium:
- a CDS encoding type II toxin-antitoxin system HicA family toxin has protein sequence MAYLPILKPNELVRIIEKQGFSKDRQSGSHAIFSHKDGRWTSVPIHRKTIGKGLLRKILRDIQLTVNDIKRK, from the coding sequence ATGGCTTATTTGCCAATTCTTAAACCGAATGAGTTGGTTAGGATAATTGAGAAACAGGGTTTTTCTAAAGATCGGCAGAGTGGTAGTCACGCTATATTTTCCCATAAAGACGGTCGATGGACTTCGGTGCCAATTCACAGAAAAACCATTGGTAAGGGTTTATTGCGCAAAATTCTTCGAGACATTCAATTAACGGTAAATGATATTAAAAGAAAATAA